The genomic interval ATTACTATAGTTACAAAATCAGTTACAAACAATTCCTATCAGCAATGTTCCATGAACAGGTTACACTTACACCAAATGCAACATAATTTGAGCAAATTTATCATGATATACTTCATATTGCAGTCATAAAATCAGTTCAAATCAACTCTTATCAGTGATGTTCCACTATCAGGTTACAATTACACCAATTCCATAATCATTTGAACAAATGTATCACAACATTTCATATCACAGTTACAAAATCAGTTGAAAACAACTCTTATCATTAAATGTTTCACTAACGGGTTACAGCCACACCAATCCCAACATCATTTGAGCAAACAAGAAATTGTAAACAATTCTTACCATTGACGTTTCACAAACAAGAAACAGTTACAGACTTACAGTAATTCCAACATGATTTAAGCAAATTAATCAAGCAACACATGAAAACAAACCTCAGCAAGAACTTCATTGATGAGTTTCTCAGCAGAAGCAACAGCATCAGGAGTACCCATAAGTTCAACCATCCTAGTTGAAGAATTAGGGTCAGCATCCATATCACGAGTAATTTGAATTTTAGCACCAGACTGCAACTGAAGATACTTAATGGTTTCGCCGCTTTTACCAATAAGAACACCAACCCTACCATTAGGGATATCGATCTTCTTGCTGGAACCATAAGGAGAAGAAGAGTATTGAGGTTTCGAATCGTAGGAATCGAAACCAGATTGCGGAGCACCGTTATCGGACTTGTTGCGTTTGGCATCGTAGGAAAGAGGAGGAGCAGAGGTGACACTGAGGAGACGAGCGGCGACTTCTTGAGCTCGCAATTTGGCGTTGGCGACTTCGAGTTCTATGTCGGTGGCGGTGGGTTGGTCGTCGTATTTGCGCTTTAGGGTATACTGTGCTTCTTCCGCCATCGCAACAAACCCTAGCAGAAGAAGACGAAAACACACTCGGGAAAAATGAAGGAATCAGATTAGGTTATACTCAACTATGAGTCAAGTCACAAATACACATCTAAGAAAAGATATTTCTTTTGCATTGAAATATACTAtgttataaaacaaaatattttaattataggCACACTAAAACttgtctattattttttattgggttttggtgaatttttttcttttaacatttaattttatttcaaataacaTAACTGTTAAATTCGCATGCATATTAAATAACATTTAAGTAGCGTAACGTATGACTTACCTACATATCAACATTCGTATAGTTATGAACTGAGTTGTGCATACGATACAtcttttaacattttatttatatacaataaaaataaatccaaattaactacttttaatttaaaatatttcatttatgatttaatatataattaaatgaataatttttaaatataatatttatatgttaCAATATTTGTCTATTCCCGtctattgataaaaaaaaaaatcaagtcacaatttcttttatttaaaataggtTTAGTTACAGTTTTGCTCTCTCTATTTTAGCtcaatcgcaaaagtagtcctctattttatttcttctgAGTTTTGGTCCtgcaaacataattttaatctaaaatttgataaagtttcattttttcaagtcacaccacaccattataattgatatttgattgagtaaaaaattataatactataattataaataaaataatttaaataaataatacaattgaaagaaaaaacattaCAACAAACTTCATATGAACTCTCTATAAAAGGCTAATTTCTTCATTCATCATAATGTCATCCGCCTGTACAAATTTATGTAACATTAGGCAATAATTCGATTTAGTAACAAACAAGTGGTAGAATACTaaccaaaaaaataagaatCCTAACAATCAATATTCTATTCTATAAACAAGTTGAGTCACACCACGATAGTCCTTTTTTTGGACTTAATACTGATTTGAGCCTCCAAGATTATAACATTACACACCGTCAAAATCAACTTTATCCTCAAAGTTGGGAAACTTGCTCATGAAACCAATTTGTCCTAGATCCCACTACTTGTAGTAAAGCAATCACACCACTCTCATAAACACTATAAGCGATTGGAACCATGAAGAATAAGCTGCAACAAAGCTCTTATTGAGGTCTCGGAAACTCTATACAAATTGCATTTGGAGAATCCCATGGGTGGTTTTTCCCAACGCTAATTTTCATCATTGGTTGTAGTCAATTGAGGTTACTGCAATGTCAAACACACTTTGTCCCAACCGAACCCGAGATACATTAACAGTGGGAGAAGTACGAAATTTGTAAAATGAAATAGTCGCTACACGATTAAAATATGTGCATGGCACATACTTGTAGAAAAAAAAAGCAAGAACCAACACTAGATTGTCACCACCATCTAGGAAGCTATGGGACTAGATTGCAATTTTACTTGTGGTTGTTCCTAGGCGCACTCTTCTATTTGGTCGAAGAGACAAGGAAGCATAAGAATTTGTTAAAGTTtgtaaaaatagataaattttgtaaatttgaaaagaataataaaagaTTCAtccataataattatatttattaacaaCTTTCAAACCCAAATACCAGAACCAACTCATTCTATCCAATGtcgttttttttaaaactaaataaaggGTGCAGAGAACATCAATAGCACCAACGATCCCAACTGACTGGTACCGCCTATTCTAAAAATCCTCTGCAGTACCgtctattattaataaaaatgacgAAAGAAATAAGGGAGACAACAATCAAACTCAAGCAGATCACCAAAAGTCTCTTTAGAACTGTATATCAGTTCTATCCAAATAATAATTGCATAAAACAGTATGATCCAAAATAAACCACCCATGAGATCAGTCCATCATCGAATTTCCCAAAATGAACAAGAATAtgattattcatttttatttttttttaaatgcattGTTTTTTGGGCAACGACACTGGATGCAGTAGGGCAGATAAGTGGAAGAAGCCATCAGTTCCCGTTCCAAAATACTCAATGTGAAACCAAATAATTAGGAGAAAGCAAGAGTGGTCAAACATAAACATTATAACTTTTGAGCCAAATATAAGTGTTTTTTTCATCCCAGATACATAAGAAGCATTAACATATAAGAAACATTCAACTTTTCCCAGACCTTAAGCCCCAAAAAATTCCAGAGAACATACAGAAAGATAGTAATATATCAACATACTATCCACCAAACAAAGGGTGATTCATAGCAAGGTAAAACTACCATGAAATGATTATTATAGAATAACTTGTTGCCAAGAGATAAACTTAATCAACCTCACTGTGTCCACCAATGGAGGAAGTCCTTGCGCCTATTGATCTTCTTCTGCAGTTGGAGGAGTCCATACAGTAAAGCCTCAGCAGTTGGAGGACAGCCTGGAACATAAATATCAACAGGAACTATCCTGTCACATCCCCGGACAACAGAGTAAGAGTAGTGGTAGTATCCTCCTCCGTTAGCACAACTTCCCATGGAGACAACCCATCTAGGCTCGGGCATTTGGTCATAAACCCTGCAAGATTTGTCAGTATTGACTTGAGAACTGTACATTTTTAACTGACTTAATCGACCAAGTCCAAAGACAGAACATTAATCAAATTCTAAGGCAGGAACCAACACTGGAAACATGGAACTTCACGGGTCACAGGGAAGGAGAGATagaaaaggaaaattaaaatttaattgctAATATCAATGTTTCAAGGTAGTAGTAATGTGCAAAATTCCCAACATCAATATGATGAGACATTACAACAGACTTCACGCCCAGGATTATGATAGATGTACTTTAATATTGCCAAGAGTACTTTGGAAAAGAACCCTCTAATATATTTCACATATCGTTGTTGAACTGAAAATGATGTACCTAATTCTCTTTCATGTATGTTCAATGCGTAGacagtaaaaaatttaaaattataaagatgGGATGATGGATAAACACAATTTTCACATGACAAGGTCGcgtgaaattttaaaataagacaaTTAATTCCCAAAATCCCAAGTAGCATAGACCTCAACAAATTTACAATTGAAATGAAGTTGCAGAGTCCTATAAGTGGAGCAGCAATCTGAGTAATAATATGTTGATTGATAAAGATGAGCAAGTAAGCAACCTATAGTTTATTTGTATCATAGaatcatattaaatttaaagattGACATACAACATACTCTTTCTGTAACAATGAGACCCAATTGAACATTTTTATAGACTTGAAATGTTCACACTTCACACCCCTCACATTCAGTGTGACACGACCACTATCCACATATGAACCTCTTCCACCAAGCAGTGATGTTCAACTTCAATTGAAATGATTTCTACAACGACATTCAAGCACATGGAGAAGACTATCTGTTAGCCATTAGCCAACCCCTATGACTTAAGTGTGTATTATTAGGAAGAAAGACAACTGTAGCCTGGAATTATAACCTCACAGGGGGGGCAATAAGTGAAATATAAATGGGGAAAAGGGAATGAGTTTGGAAAAGTAAATAGCAATTGCAATGACATGCACACTTGGCAGGTAAAGGAACCTGCTACTGTTTGTGAAATGGAATAAGAGATGTAAAGGAGAGGAGAGAACAAACGAGGTTTGAATTTGGGAAGGTAAGAAACAAGCCCTTCAAAAGTCTGCAGACTATCGTGTCTATGTTTATGTTTTTCTATTTGATGCTAATCTTgggtattttgaaaatattatttgaaaccaaaattaACCGTGGCAGAAGAACGAAGTTTGGGAGATTTCTTCAATAAAACAGTGAGTGCTCTAAAAGTCCTTTTCCTTAGCTATTAGTCTCCAACAGGCAGAAGATACTTAAGTAACCTATGATAAGATAATACTcaatcaaaacaaacaaaacagaGTATCATTTGGATTCCTCCCGTAGGAATTTGGACCTTGTCCTAGTCCCGGTGTGGCTGATCATCCTCTCGGACCAGCTATTGACCATCGCCTTGGTAAGCTATTACCTCACCAACTAGCAAATCAGACGCAAACCCTCCTTGGGCAGGTTCCTCCTTTTGCTCCTCAGCCTATGGGTATTAGCAACCGTTTCCAACTGTTGTCCCTCTCCCAAGGGTAGGTTCTTGTATTACCCATCCATTCGCCACTGGATACACCACTTCCCGTCTGGAGGttcttaaaaattgattttggcaTGTCTAGGGATTCTTGACTTTTGCTCTAAATTGATTCAAACATGAAGCTAAAATGTGTAGTTTTTGCTTCCCAAACAGGATTTTTACtctcaaatttattgttcaactcagTTTCACGAAGACATATTCaacattttcaaacataaatcattttGACTTAAACTCACTTTTAACGGAAAATCATTTTTACCCTAAATTAAAACACCAAAAAGCATCCATCTTCCATACAAGACCCTACTCCCAACTGTGCGATTCCAATCACGATTCATatcatacaaaaacaaatttgtaacaaaataaacaaatcaaTGCTTCTATAAGTTCTATCAGGGCCAACGATTTAAAATTAAGCAAATAATGAGAGATTTGGAAAGCAATAAGGGGAAAACTAAAAAACCACACCATATAAGAAGAAACATGAATGTAAAAACCCTAGAAAAGGGGGAAGAGAAATACTTGCGAAGAGCGGGTGCCATCTTATTGGTGAGAGTACCAGCAACAATCATACAATCAGATTGACGAGGACTAGGCCTAAAAATGATACCAAATCGATCCATATCGTAACGAGCACCACCAGTATGCATCATTTCTACAGCACAGCAAGCGAGTCCAAAGGTCAAGGGCCAGATAGAACCACGACGAGCCCAATTCATGAGATCGTCGACCTTCGAGATAACGTACTCAGCCGTTTTCGAAACGCTGACGGGAGAGGTAGCCGATGGGGGAGGAGGTGGAGCATAAGGTGTAGGTGTAGATAGAGAAGGGAGGGTTGTGTGGAGAGAAACTACGCGATGTGGTGATGGTAGATGAGAGAAACGTGAGGATGTTCGAGTGAGAAACGCAGCCATGGCGGTTGGTTGAAGAAACGCAGCTTCGAAGTTCCTTTCTCTCCCTCGATCTCGCTTCTGTTTGTTTATTGAACGGACAATCCCAGCAGCgaagcttttttttttgttaagcgACGTGGTGCACCGTGCACcacctctattttttttttattcattattattacAAACCAACCCCTAAAGTTTACaatattgtttcaaatttttcaaacataaatttcttttggtttaaatatatttttaattttctatcttttatcaatattcattttcattatttatttatttttattttaataaataataaatgttaatattttttatcataaatcttttaaataattatacgATAACTATTGTAAATTGTTGACATCTAAATTTGAATCAGTTATAAAATTTAGTGCACAAATTTAATAACAACGAGATAAAAATAtggaaaacataaataaatatctttcactttaaatagattatatttattttaaagcaTGTAAGAAAAGTTTTTCAAGTACTAACTTATTATTggataaaatgatttttttttataaatattatagtagacatatattaataattgttaGAAAAGACTTTAATGATCagatattgttataaattttgttgtaattgtgtcaaataataaaatacatcatttttatgatatttaaggacgaaaattataaataaaaaaacacaaagggactaaaacaaataatagacaaaagataaagaataaaaaatatatttaaatataacaattttaatGAGAAAAGGAACCGTGTGTAGAATATTTCTATATTAATGGTTAAAAAGAGCCATTGATTTTGATAGATTACTATATTATTATAATCGTCTCATGGAATAAAtgtgtaataaataattatgattgaaCATTTTTTACTGACAATATACATTCattaaactcatttttaatgtatttatagaaagaagaaaaaaaaattaattgaattcgtcgtgtaagttttatttttctcaaaagtAATTTGAACATAAAATTGGTTATGTTTAGacgcatttaaaaaaaataattgatttttatttgttCATACTTTCTATTTCTTATATTTGCCATAAGTCTTGGAGTTCTCATGCCCATGATGTCATTATCTTGTTTgtgattatatatttatttattttggaagaTTTGGTGTCGTTGAAATTTGTTTATCAACTCTATTTATACTATTTAACACTATTTTGAACTATTTATACTGTGGACTTTCCTTGAGTAAAAGTTTATCATTTTCTTTGATCTAAGagttctttttttatatagacaaatttagttgttagttaaattaatatttttatatttttttcagaaTTTGAACTGTGATCTTTTAACTTCTTTaatctttcaatttttaatttaaatcagTCGAGGTATCCAATCCTTTTAATTTAAGAGTTTAATATTCTTAAAACCTTTGATATTATTTGCAAATAGGATTTTTTTGATTGTTTGGTACTCTTCAAATAATGATTGGGTAAAGTGTCACATTGATGAAGTTGTTATAAAGAATCTTTTAGTAGTGGTATTTACATTGACCACGGGGGCAGTTTGTTTTGTCACTCCAATTGGCTCTTTAGTTGCCTTCCATTGCATAATTTATTGGCGCCATAACAACTATTGAAGTTACTTCTTCTAAATGttgaaatatttatctcattttattttctacTTTGTTAGGTTCGATCATATTTTTCAACATGGTATAGTCATGATATCCATCTAAGAAAAATGATCTCAATTGTTATCGAAGAAAATCTCAATCTTCAATCATCTGATATTTCTTTTCATATTTTCTCAATCAACTACATTTTttccatatatttttttccttgaGAAATTGAGTGAAattttgttgatatatttttgttttttttattggattGTTGAGAAAGGGAATATGCAGGGGGCAAGACACTCTTACAAGTGACATGTTCTCAACATATTGAAATTTATCGATTACCCCCAAATGTTTGGCggtctttatttattttttctttcttgattACTCAGTGTtgattttattgtatgtttttaCTTTATGGCAGCTAAATATTATCCATTCTCTATATGTTTATGTCTTATGCTAATGAAACGTTTTTCTTTTGCTCCTGCTCTGAAGTGATTAAGCAAATATTCATTcttagtattaattaattaagcttTGTTTGCCAAAAAAAATGGTTAATGAAGATTACCTAAGATTGAAGTTCTTAATTAAGTTGTAGTGAGTTTTATGGAGATACTAAAAGATTTTTAAATgacttcaaaaataaattatagatttTTATGAGTTATGTAGATCAACTGTTGTCTTTAATTTCTacgtcaattttttttttaattagccaTTGTGATTATAACTCGTATTTTTCTAATAAGATTGTATTGTCTATCTCAAATTAGAAATATTAATCAACATTTCCAATATGCAACCCTTTTAGAgataattttagatttattagaataaatttgatattgtttaaaatgattagttataattaataattagttgATTATATTGGTTGTCTTAGTATCACTATACTATATAAAATGCATCATACATAAATTGTAATAATCTTCTTACACTATCaattaaaaagattaattatgCTCTCATTTAATTTTCCACTTTATTAAATTGAACTATGTTTCTCAACATATATGGCTTTCATTTTCACATTTTGTTGTAGTGTGTTCACGTCCGCAACCAAAGCTACATTGTCTCAAACCTCTAATTGCTGATAGATCTATGTTTTCTCTGATTAGATTAATCTAATTACTCCTACCAGTTGTTTTTTATCTACATGTTGTGACTTCATTTCATGCATAGTGATAGTAGTAAAATAAAGCTTATAATAGCAAGAAGGTGAATGTAAAAAAAGAGAAGGGGGAGAAAAGTACTTGCGAAGTGCTGGAGCCATTTTATTGGTGAGAGTACCAGAAATAATCATGCAATCAGATTGACGAGGACTAGGCCTGAAAATGATACCAAATCGATCAAAATCGTAACGAGAGCCACTAGTATGCATCATTTCGACAGCACAACAAGCGAGTCCAAATGTCATGGGCCAGATGGAACCAGTACGAGCCCAATTCATGAGAGCATCTACCTTTGAGACAACATACTCCGCCGTCTTCGAAATGCTCACGGGGGAACTAGCCGATGGGGGAGGTGGTGGAGCATAAGGTGTAGGTGTCGATAGAGAAGGGAGGCTTGTGTGGAGAGAAACTACGCGTTGTGCTGATGGTAGATGAGAGAAACGTGATGATGTTCGATTCAGAAAAGCCATCGCAACGTTGCTTCTGCTTCTGTTTCTGTTTATTGGAACAACAATTCCATCAcacaagtttttttattttttatttattttttttagaaatgcTTCATATCACGAATAAAAAATCGGGAGAAAAGCATGAACCTGTGCTTAGAAAAACTCGTGCAACTTTTTTTTCCCCTTTTTTGTGAGTCGTttcaaaaataacaaacaaataaacCACAGGAAGAATAGCACAAATGATGCATCTTACTTGGTCAATTCCATCCACTTTTATTGGTACGCTCGCTATCTTTACGTTGCAATGCAGTATTCTATTTATAGTTGTACATTTTTGTTTAACAAGATATTACctacttttttgttttaattgaaaACTGATCATGGATGTTTGAGATGCTTATGGACCTTGCTTCCTTTAGTTATATGCGCAAAAACCAAGTTTTGGGTGAGAAAGTTACTTCTCATTTCAACTTCGTATTTGGTAAGTGCAAAATAGAGAGCAAGTTTGGGAGTGGTTCTTTAGATTTGTTGGATGCATAATGAATAAAGTAGAGAGCAATAATCGTATTAGAAAATGACAACGTTAATCACTcgacaatattaattttacattttaatttttatagcttattaaaaaaaaagtaacttaTAAATCAGCCATCATATTTGtgatatgtatttttttctaaaaatattgtaattttaatattcgaaaaattgaattaaattaaatcgtATGTACTTAATTTGAATCggatcaaattattttttacgtGTGAATTCTGAACTGAATTAAATTACTTGTGATAATCAATACAATACTTTTAGGGTATGGGCTTGAACATCTCCGACATTAAACcctcaaatttttttcaataatataattaattagggTGATTTTTTTGGATtgactatatttttaaatttttttggattGACTATATTTTGAAAAGTGATAGTTTTTCAttaggaaaaataaatttaaaactgatCGCAAAGTTTATGGTCAAATGCAACATTAATTAATGTCAATAACCTCACAATAGTAAAAGAAATTTCATTcttaaataagttaaattaaagaatttttaaaaaatattactgtTAATTGATGTCGCTGATACAGTTACACCATGATATATATACGAAGAATAATTCTCTGTCCCGCATGTACTAATGTGGCACTTAACAAAAGATAGTTGAATTATAAATTCAGGATGGAGAAGCTTTTTATAAGTTAGTCcgattaattaataattgaaaggaAAACAAAGGACTATGCGATTTCCTTCTTTAGTTCTGTTTTCCATTGCGACTGCAAAACCTTGGGTGGGAAAATTCCAAATAACGAAAAACCATGTCCTTTATTTCTACTAACCTTTCTTCAATTGCACCTTTTTAACTCCACTTTACTCATTTACACTATCGCCACCAAAGACCGCACAATTAAATTAGCAGAGATTGTGATATCTTTTGCTTTTGTTTCGGTGTGTGAGTCTATATACTGGTATAATATTGGATGTTATGTTTGATATATAGTGTATATATATGGGTGGTATTGTTACATTAATGCACAAGTAACGTATGTTAAGAATATTCTTTGTCATTTAAGAAATGAGAATAGCTAGGAAATGTTCATATTGTGGAACCTTGGGTCATAATTCAAGGACTTGCAATAATAGTATGAGTCACAAACAACTtgatttttattcttcttcAACTTCATATTTGGGCACTAAAAGGAGTTTCAACATGGATTCAATGCTATCGTCACAAACCTCTTTAGCAATATCCTCCTCCTTGCCTACCCTGTTTGGTGCAAATGAAAATTCAGATAAATATTTAGGCAGTTGCGTCATATCAACAATCCGAGATGGTAAAAAAGGTTATAATTATACTCAAGTTGACAAgtgttaaaaacaatttatgagAATGAATTGCAGCTAggaatagaaattaaaataacatattttttgaTGTTCAGGTATGGCATGGACTGAAGAGGAGAACAAGTTATTTGTTAGAGGACTTGAGAAGCTTGGGAAGGGTAAATGGAGAGATATATCTAAAGAATTTGTGACAACAAAAACACCAACCCAGGTGGCAAGTCATGCACAGAAATATTTTCTCCGTTTGTATCAAAATA from Cicer arietinum cultivar CDC Frontier isolate Library 1 chromosome 5, Cicar.CDCFrontier_v2.0, whole genome shotgun sequence carries:
- the LOC101507725 gene encoding probable transcription factor At5g61620 isoform X1 → MRIARKCSYCGTLGHNSRTCNNSMSHKQLDFYSSSTSYLGTKRSFNMDSMLSSQTSLAISSSLPTLFGANENSDKYLGSCVISTIRDGKKGMAWTEEENKLFVRGLEKLGKGKWRDISKEFVTTKTPTQVASHAQKYFLRLYQNSFLLNRTNHPSSLLNVECEARFKAFSEPSEAFLCYPHSVLKWSSSSSSTNCTSQNEVLDLELRLGTPTPLAS
- the LOC101507725 gene encoding probable transcription factor At5g61620 isoform X2; the encoded protein is MRIARKCSYCGTLGHNSRTCNNSMSHKQLDFYSSSTSYLGTKRSFNMDSMLSSQTSLAISSSLPTLFGANENSDKYLGSCVISTIRDGMAWTEEENKLFVRGLEKLGKGKWRDISKEFVTTKTPTQVASHAQKYFLRLYQNSFLLNRTNHPSSLLNVECEARFKAFSEPSEAFLCYPHSVLKWSSSSSSTNCTSQNEVLDLELRLGTPTPLAS
- the LOC101513804 gene encoding NADH dehydrogenase [ubiquinone] iron-sulfur protein 7, mitochondrial; protein product: MAAFLTRTSSRFSHLPSPHRVVSLHTTLPSLSTPTPYAPPPPPSATSPVSVSKTAEYVISKVDDLMNWARRGSIWPLTFGLACCAVEMMHTGGARYDMDRFGIIFRPSPRQSDCMIVAGTLTNKMAPALRKVYDQMPEPRWVVSMGSCANGGGYYHYSYSVVRGCDRIVPVDIYVPGCPPTAEALLYGLLQLQKKINRRKDFLHWWTQ